Proteins from one Impatiens glandulifera chromosome 2, dImpGla2.1, whole genome shotgun sequence genomic window:
- the LOC124924774 gene encoding cytochrome P450 72A397-like gives MENLQFLFPVLITTLLLLLLYIATRVLYSIWWKPRQLQKSIVKQGIKGTPYRLLVGDMKELIRQTKEAWSNPISSLSLPHSIASRVDPFTHHILHNYGKVSFCWMGTSPRLIIKDTELMKEVLSNKEGHFGKPYLNPLILILTKGLTTLEGEEWANHRKIINPAFHLEKLKGMMSVFSTSCGKMIEQWGRQIDLDGGSNCEIDVWSEFQNLTGDIIFTAAFGTSNNSSNHSNEGKKIFKLQKELLGLVMETMVSMYISGFRFIPTKKNRRRKELNRSITSMLRTIVQRKEDEMRNGQSGADNLLGILLQSNQTHKNDNNGMTIDEIIEECKQFYLAGYETTSCLLTWTLIVLAMHQDWQEKARKEILEIYGENLPVAEDIGRLKVTTMILNEVLRLYPPAIAHYLHAYKKTKIGSLSIPAGVDITLPTLILHHDKELWGEDADEFKPERFSEGVMNASKGNQAFFPFGWGPRICIGQNFAMIESKVALAMILQRFSFKLSPSYSHAPYTVMTLQPQHGAQIIFEKLISSKI, from the exons aTGGAAAACCTGCAGTTCTTATTTCCAGTACTAATCACTACTCTTCTACTATTGTTATTGTATATTGCTACAAGAGTATTGTACTCAATTTGGTGGAAGCCAAGACAGCTTCAAAAATCCATTGTTAAACAAGGAATCAAAGGAACTCCTTACAGACTTCTAGTTGGAGACATGAAGGAGCTGATCAGACAGACAAAGGAAGCATGGTCCAACCCCATCTCTTCTCTAAGTCTGCCTCACAGCATCGCATCTCGTGTCGATCCCTTCACCCATCACATTCTCCACAATTACG GGAAGGTGTCTTTTTGTTGGATGGGTACAAGCCCAAGATTGATAATCAAAGACACAGAGTTAATGAAAGAAGTGCTTTCCAATAAAGAAGGTCACTTCGGAAAGCCTTACTTAAACCCGCTAATACTCATCCTAACAAAGGGATTAACAACTCTCGAAGGGGAAGAGTGGGCTAATCATAGGAAGATAATCAACCCCGCTTTCCATCTCGAAAAATTGAAG GGTATGATGTCGGTATTCTCAACTAGCTGCGGGAAGATGATAGAACAGTGGGGGAGACAGATTGATTTGGATGGAGGATCTAACTGTGAAATAGATGTTTGGTCAGAGTTTCAGAATCTTACTGGGGATATCATTTTTACAGCAGCATTTGGAACCAGCAACAACAGCAGCAACCATTCTAATGAAGGAAAAAAGATTTTTAAGCTCCAGAAAGAGCTTCTAGGATTAGTAATGGAAACTATGGTATCCATGTACATTTCAGGTTTCAGATTTATTCCAACTAAAAAGAATCGGAGAAGAAAGGAATTGAACAGAAGCATCACTTCAATGCTTCGAACTATTGTTCAAAGAAAAGAAGACGAAATGAGAAATGGACAATCTGGTGCAGATAACTTATTAGGAATTCTCTTGCAATCTAACCAGACACATAAGAATGACAATAATGGAATGACAATAGATGAGATAATTGAAGAATGCAAACAATTCTACCTAGCTGGTTATGAAACTACTTCTTGCTTATTAACATGGACATTGATCGTTTTAGCAATGCATCAAGATTGGCAAGAGAAAGCAAGGAAAGAGATATTAGAGATCTACGGAGAAAATTTACCTGTTGCAGAAGACATTGGCCGCCTCAAAGTT ACGACTATGATACTGAATGAGGTATTGCGATTATATCCTCCAGCAATCGCACATTACCTACACGCATACAAGAAAACAAAGATAGGTTCACTATCAATTCCTGCTGGAGTAGATATTACATTACCGACTCTGATTTTACATCACGATAAAGAGCTATGGGGTGAGGATGCGGACGAATTTAAACCTGAAAGGTTCTCCGAAGGTGTTATGAATGCATCGAAGGGAAACCAAGCCTTTTTCCCTTTTGGATGGGGGCCGAGGATCTGCATCGGTCAGAATTTCGCCATGATTGAATCTAAAGTAGCTTTGGCTATGATTTTGCAGCGTTTCTCTTTCAAACTTTCGCCGTCTTACTCTCATGCGCCTTACACGGTTATGACTCTTCAACCACAACATGGTGCTCAGATTATATTCGAAAAACTCATAAGCTCAAAGATCTGA